In one window of Henckelia pumila isolate YLH828 chromosome 1, ASM3356847v2, whole genome shotgun sequence DNA:
- the LOC140882618 gene encoding tRNA threonylcarbamoyladenosine dehydratase-like isoform X3 gives MRIVPGFRVRIIPVLGTIPAIFGQVMASYVVTQLAGVQVHMEPVVNIDIDHYRVLHQRLIEHEELQYGTTMQVQVDAEEVMYIVKELWHGRSAMYESPKEVGHAMWRSVNELILIRWDRTKPACMSNLILLRFKELMNMNPVHLTL, from the exons ATAGTCCCAGGATTTCGAGTACGTATCATTCCAGTCTTAGGAACCATTCCTGCAATCTTTGGGCAAGTAATGGCTTCCTATGTTGTGACTCAACTGGCTGGAGTGCAAGTTCATATGGAGCCAGTTGTGAATATTGATATCGACCATTATCGTGTACTTCATCAGCGTCTTATTGAACATGAAGAGTTGCAGTATGGTACCACAATGCAAGTTCAG GTTGATGCTGAGGAGGTCATGTATATAGTCAAAGAACTGTGGCATGGACGGAGTGCAATGTATGAATCACCTAAAGAAGTTGGACATGCAATGTGGCGTTCTGTAAACGAATTAATACTTATCAG ATGGGATCGTACAAAACCTGCCTGTATGTCAAATTTAATTCTCTTGAGATTTAAAGAG CTGATGAACATGAATCCAGTTCACTTGACGTTATAG
- the LOC140882618 gene encoding uncharacterized protein isoform X4, with product MASYVVTQLAGVQVHMEPVVNIDIDHYRVLHQRLIEHEELQYGTTMQVQVDAEEVMYIVKELWHGRSAMYESPKEVGHAMWRSVNELILIRWDRTKPACMSNLILLRFKELMNMNPVHLTL from the exons ATGGCTTCCTATGTTGTGACTCAACTGGCTGGAGTGCAAGTTCATATGGAGCCAGTTGTGAATATTGATATCGACCATTATCGTGTACTTCATCAGCGTCTTATTGAACATGAAGAGTTGCAGTATGGTACCACAATGCAAGTTCAG GTTGATGCTGAGGAGGTCATGTATATAGTCAAAGAACTGTGGCATGGACGGAGTGCAATGTATGAATCACCTAAAGAAGTTGGACATGCAATGTGGCGTTCTGTAAACGAATTAATACTTATCAG ATGGGATCGTACAAAACCTGCCTGTATGTCAAATTTAATTCTCTTGAGATTTAAAGAG CTGATGAACATGAATCCAGTTCACTTGACGTTATAG